Proteins from a genomic interval of Ictidomys tridecemlineatus isolate mIctTri1 unplaced genomic scaffold, mIctTri1.hap1 Scaffold_89, whole genome shotgun sequence:
- the LOC144374811 gene encoding cytochrome P450 3A41-like: protein MINSQNSQDKEPYQGLSDLEIAAQSIIFILAGYETTSTTLSFIMYLLATHPDVQKKLQQEIDETFPNKAPVTYDVLFEMKYLDMVVNETLRLYPIIEIILRVCKKDVELNGVHIPKGTNVAIPIYSLHQNSTYWPEPEKFYPERYRAPEKGNQPIICCFTHILRPHYTLVCCEWSSLFRSNAAWITLMVNKAFCESRDGSSGSSISGEEAKSIPRVSVQSRKTKEECPFHAECGPMSSMCYAVAG from the exons ATGATTAATTCCCAGAATTCCCAAGACAAGGAGCCCTACCAAG gTCTATCTGATCTGGAGATTGCAGCCCAGTCTATTATCTTTATCTTGGCTGGCTATGAAACCACTAGCACCACTCTTTCATTTATTATGTATCTACTGGCCACCCACCCTGATGTCCAGAAGAAGCTTCAGCAGGAGATTGATGAGACTTTTCCCAATAAG gcACCTGTTACATACGATGTACTATTTGAGATGAAGTatctggacatggtggtgaatgAAACTCTCAGATTATATCCAATTATTGAGATAATTTTGAGAGTCTGTAAAAAAGATGTTGAACTCAATGGGGTGCACATTCCCAAAGGAACTAACGTGGCTATACCAATATATAGTCTTCATCAAAACTCCACGTACTGGCCAGAACCTGAAAAGTTCTACCCTGAAAGGTACAGGGCTCCTGAGAAAGGAAATCAACCCATAATATGCTGTTTCACACATATTCTGAG GCCACATTACACACTTGTTTGCTGTGAATGGAGCTCCTTGTTCAGAAGCAATGCTGCATGGATTACCCTTATGGTGAATAAAGCATTCTGTGAGTCCAGAGATGGTAGTTCTGGCAGCAGCATTTCAGGAGAGGAAGCAAAATCCATACCAAGAGTGAGTGTCCAGTCCAGAAAAACAAAGGAGGAGTGTCCCTTTCATGCTGAATGTGGTCCAATGTCATCAATGTGCTATGCAGTGGCTGGCTGA